CAATTTGGGCCGATTCAGCACAGTGTTGGGCCGACTCAGCACAGGCTCGGGTCGAGTCAGAATTCGGTCCAAGTCAGGGGCTGTGCAAGCCATCGGGTTGTCTCGGTCCGACCAAGTCCGAATCGATAGTCTCACTCATATCAGATTCGACTTTGGCCGATTGTGATTTCAAccttgattttctttttttttctcacaaaaaaataaaaattcccattaataattataataatacttaaatttttcaaaagaaccaaattaaagttttaataatacaaaataatttgattaagttaacataaaaaatatataatttaataggattctaaaattattttcatgaattaaaaatattaacaaaTCAATTATTCCGAATTAGATAAAATTTATGAACTATTGAAAAAAAATCAGATGTTTAAATTAGGTAGTTGTCCAAAATAAATTTTCGGAAATCTAAAATAAGTTTTATATcatctaaatataaaatttacATTGTAGTGTTTATCTCTCTGGATATTATCTTGTGCCTTCATGTTAAAACGAGGAGGGCTCTCCTCAAGGAGTCGGGAGAGAGGTTTATTAAGATTAGGAATCAGACAATTCTTGAttctgattaaaaaaataaattaattttaactgTATTTTATTCTCTGATTAATAGAGTTTAATTAGGACTcgaactctttcttttttttttgaagttatcTGATCATAAAAAATCACTGaggaataaatatatattatgaaatatatctcTTTCTTATTTAAATATGAATTTACTGTATTTGGGGATTACAGTACAACCAGAAATTGTAAGTGAATCTTATGCACAAATCAAATCTGGAATCATATGATTCACTGGATTAATCCATCTTGCTGACAAATTTGTGGTCAATGTGAATGTTTCCAGGTTTAAGGTCAATGAAGAAGACTTAAAGGTTAAGATTCTTCTTTGCCAAAAAGGAAACGCAACTTGTCGGAAGTTGTTCAGAAGTACGACTAAAATGGCATGCAAAGGATGGAAGACTAAAATGGTATGCAAAGTACGACTAACATAGCATAAATTAAATATTCTAGCATAAATTGATCTGATAGACTTATAAACTCTTAGTTTCCCTACTACTCAATCAATACGAGATTAAATGATCTTATAAAAAACGAATCACAATCTGAAGCTTCTCGTCAGATGATCTGATTCTGGAAGGAAATTTCCACGGCCTGCAGCGTCCAGCACTGGATTAAGCAGTATCCTGCTGGCAAGTCTGTGGGTGGTCAATGTGACTGTTTCCGGGGAGTAAGGCCAATGGATATTCCAAGTTATAACGAAAGCTTGGCATGCCAAAAATGAACACATTTAATGGAAGAAAGCAACTATAGAGAGCAGATTCACTTGCAGTTGCCACCGTGGATGATACGTGATCTGTGCCTCGTCCCACCATTTGTGCTTATCAGATCTGTCCTTTTCCACGATACCGCGGAATTAGATTCCCGACTACCATTCACAACAGCTGTTTTCCGGTTTCAAAGACCAGCTCGTCCTACGGTTAACCATCTGGCTGGGGCCGACCTCGGATGGACTTCACTTGGATCACCGATGACGACATGTCGGGGATCGTCCGCCCGCGTATCTACTAGTTGCCACCTATATAGACGGCACTTCTACTCCCCTGCGTTCGCGTTTAAGTATACCCGCCGTCTAAGCTCCGCGAATCCTCTTCACTCTTTTCCGCGATCCGAGGGTGAAATTTTCCGATGGCCAGCAGAGACACGGAGAACAACGCCGCcggcaagcagcagcagcagcacctgtCGACGAGCAAACGGTACCGGGGGGTGCGGATGAGGAAGTGGGGCTCGTGGGTGGCGGAGGTGAGGTTCCCCAACAGCCGGCAGAGGCTGTGGCTGGGCTCGTACCGAACCCCGGAGCAGGCGGCGAGGGCCTTCGATGCCGCTGTCTACTGCTTGCGTGGGACCGGGGCGAGATGCAACTTCCCCGGCCAGTTTCCCGACATAACGCCCACCCATAAGCTGAGCCCGGAGGAGATACGGGCGGCGGCCATGCGCTTCGCACGTGATGTACCGACGCGGCCTGGGGAGGCGCAGGAAGGTGGCATGGAGACGTCGACGGAGACGGCAGTTCCGAACAAGGGGAACTCGGCGACCGTGACGGGGTTGCTGTCTGCAGATAAGCCAATCCCGGCGGAGAAACGGATCGGGGCCGTGCAGTTAGCCAATGAGGGTGAGAAGACGGCGGAGGAGGTGGATCAAGGGGAGGGGAGCTCGGGGACGATGGTGAAGCCACCGGAGGCTTCCAAGGAATTGCCATGGTCGTGGAATGCGGAGGACGAGGATACTTGGCCTTCCTTTTCTTATTATGATGACATTTATGAATCATCACCTCTTTGGAACTTCCGGAGCGCCGATTAATTATATAGATAGGAAAAAAAAACTCAACACGCCATATTCTAATTGTTGTATGTGATCCTGTTTTTGTACCTTTATGTAGTGGCCGAGGTATCAGTATAATTTGGCCCGTGTAAGATCTGATTATTAAGCTATTACATGTTAATCCATAATCTAGTTGAGGAGGTGTAGGCCTCGTTCTCCCAATGTATCGTTGTCTATAAAGACTAAAGATCGCTACTTTAACTATCCGTCGGGTGCATCGAAATCGGGAGGAAGATTCCCGACTTGACCCCTCTAGATGTTTTTTTAAGTTAGCAATAGTTAGTGATGGGAGAGTTAGAGTATGTGTGTGTGAGGCCCAACCCCAACGCTGCTATTCCTGGAGGTGGCTTTTATACATGTTCCTGCGTGTGGTCGTACATATTAGCTTTAATGATTTGTGGTCATCATCGTACGTGGGCATTTAATGTGTGTTGACGTCGTAGGTGGCCAGCCCATGCATTGAGTGTAGACGTTGTCTGATCTGTTCGATTTAGTCTTGTTTCGCATTGCTTCCCACCCTTATATGGCTCGGTACATGATCACGTCACCTCTTATAACCTCGAGCAGAGTGGGTCTAGAGAGATGATGTCAAAAGATTGGCTAGCCTATGGTGATGAGTTGACTCAGCACAACACATTGACTTAGGAACATCACGTTGAATCTATCACAACAACTGATGTGACGCATAGGGTGGATGTCAAAATATGCTATATCACATCTAACGTCATATTCCTCACTTAAGTCCTAGtagtaataaaagaaaaaaaaccctATGATCAAAATTAATAAGAAGCACTTGATCATCATCATCTATCCTGATGCATCAACCAACGAGTGGTTTAATGTCATCATCCTATGAGTAATGGTGTAACAGAGAAGAAAGGAAAGTACAATCAACTTAAGGGGTCCTAATGCACAAACCCCTGTGTACAATGTACAACTCAGAAATTATGATGTGGGGATGTTATAAAACGTGGTTTACGGTCGTATCAGTGCCATATTTCTGGTTATCCAAATCGAAAACGACGTGAAATGTGGCCCCCAGAAGAAGGTATGAACAACTTTGCGCTGGTCAACAATTATATGTATCCATTTATACTTCACGTAGCCATCCGCGTGTACGATGTGAACACCGACCTGACGTCAGATAGCTCACGACGTCTATTTCTTCCCGGCGTGCATGACGTGATCAATGAGCCAACAGCACTACTTCCCGCACGTGAAAAGGTCCGATGGATTGAAGCTATTCAACGACCAACTGTCGCTGTTCTACTCGTCACTCGCATTCCAGACTCAAAGATAGGTAGGGGGACGCACCGCCCTCGGATTGGTGGTACTCCCTCGTTCGATGACACCGCGTGGTAGGATCCCAGCCAACCGTACGCCAGCTGACCGTTCGTTAATGTTACCGGTCGCCACATCACATCGCCAAGTCAAATTACGCTTTGAAGGCGACCATCGTCGCAGTTCAACCGGTCCCGCCTGCTGCTTCTGGTGGAGCCGCGGAAGATCGACGTTAAACGCCACACGTCACCACGGGTATGAAGCGGGTATCGGTGTGTGGGTTCCTGTAGGTTACCGTCCACAGTATCTTCTGTGTCATTCGACCGCGTATTCACCATCTGCCACCTGTCCACGCGGCACTGTTCGTTTATCTGCCCCCTTATAAATATGCCCGTCATCTGATCCGTGCATCGCCCCGAATCTGTGGTGCCACTCGCTGCAGCGATCcgatagggagagagagagagagagagagagagagagagagagagagagagagagagagatctccgACGTAACGGGAGGCGATGAAGAACACGGCCACCGGGGAGCAACATCCGTCGACGCGACGGTACAGGGGCGTGCGGCTGAGGAAGTGGGGCTCGTGGGTGGCGGAGGTGCGGTTCCCCAACAGCCGGGAGAGGCTGTGGCTTGGCTCCTACCCGACTCCTGAGCAGGCGGCGAGGGCCTTCGATGCTGCCGTGTACTGCCTCCGTGGGCCAGGCGCTGCGCTCAACTTCCCCGAACAACCGCCCCACATACCCTCGGCCAGTACGCTGAACCGGGAGGAGATACGGGCCGCAGCCGTACGGTTCGCTCATGACGTGCCTAGGCGGGCTGAGGAGGCACAAGGCGGTGGTGGAGAGGCAACGACTGGCGTGGTGTCTCCAGGGGAGGCGAACTCGCGAGCAATGGCGGAGTCGATGGAGGTCTTCCCGGCGTTTTACTTCCCAGGAGTATCGGGGTGGTcgaatgaggaggaagaggatgttTGGGCTGCTGCCGCTACTGCTTCTATCGATGACATTTATAGATCATCACCTCTCTGGAACTTTTGAAGCCCATTCTTCAGACGGAAACGTCGATATATTTATAGTGTGTGTGCATCTAAACAATTTTGGAGCTTGAGAACCAATGTTTTGCGAACATACTCGTAGATTTCAGAAGAGATGTAGCAGTGTCTCTTTGTCTGTCGAACATGCTCCTTCTGCTCATGATACATCTGAGAGTACTAATTAGTAGACAAAGTGGGGTCAAAAGCTCTACAATTGTGCGACTCAAAAGGGACCATATACCAATTCCCAAAAGGACACATTGCTCGCGTCTGCAAGTGTTAATATTAGAAACCGAAACACGCACATGGTCTGACTCCGGCGACAGGTGGCCGCGGTAtgcaggggaagaagaagaagaggtgactTAATGGACAAGAAGTGTGAATGGAGAACATTGACATGTGTAATGGTTTAGAGAACATCTCATTGACTCGATTTCTGTGGTCACTTAATTACCATTTGCTCCAAAACATCACGAGAACAAGACTTCTGACCTCAACACCCCGAGCTTTCCATCATCGCCGCTCCGTCGCAGGCACAAATCGCAAGAATCGGTCGACGATTCAGGAACGCTAATTCC
This Musa acuminata AAA Group cultivar baxijiao chromosome BXJ1-2, Cavendish_Baxijiao_AAA, whole genome shotgun sequence DNA region includes the following protein-coding sequences:
- the LOC103976406 gene encoding ethylene-responsive transcription factor ERF018-like — protein: MASRDTENNAAGKQQQQHLSTSKRYRGVRMRKWGSWVAEVRFPNSRQRLWLGSYRTPEQAARAFDAAVYCLRGTGARCNFPGQFPDITPTHKLSPEEIRAAAMRFARDVPTRPGEAQEGGMETSTETAVPNKGNSATVTGLLSADKPIPAEKRIGAVQLANEGEKTAEEVDQGEGSSGTMVKPPEASKELPWSWNAEDEDTWPSFSYYDDIYESSPLWNFRSAD
- the LOC135612638 gene encoding ethylene-responsive transcription factor ERF017-like, with amino-acid sequence MKNTATGEQHPSTRRYRGVRLRKWGSWVAEVRFPNSRERLWLGSYPTPEQAARAFDAAVYCLRGPGAALNFPEQPPHIPSASTLNREEIRAAAVRFAHDVPRRAEEAQGGGGEATTGVVSPGEANSRAMAESMEVFPAFYFPGVSGWSNEEEEDVWAAAATASIDDIYRSSPLWNF